Part of the Juglans regia cultivar Chandler chromosome 14, Walnut 2.0, whole genome shotgun sequence genome, TACAGCCTCTGGAAATCCTACCGCATTCATCCGCAAAAACTTCTCCCCGACGCCGATATTCGTAAAGAGTTTACCATTTACTACAAAACTCATAAATTTAACCCCCAAAAATCAAAACCTCCAATTTGGAAAATATTCCCGTGATATTCTTCGGAATCACCACTTTGCGTTTTCATCGAATTCTTTCATCTGTTTAAATCGTTTGCGTATGAGCAACACCTTATTTTGGCAAACTTTGCGGTTTATTTTCCGAGGAAAATCTCACCGTTCCACATATTTTGGCACCGCATCACTCTCTTTGAGCTCTTCGCTCAGTTTCAGAGTGGCTCATTCCTTTGCTGACATTCATAAACCCgaactagggtttttttttgggagaTAACTATAGAGGCGGTTAGGGTTTTGTTAATTAGGAAAAGTGATTACAGATGGGAACCGTCGATCCGGCCGATGATCGGACATTTAATGTTAATTTTACCAGCGATGGAGTGAAGAAGCTGAGGGAGGCAGTGAAGGAAAAGCTGATGGAATTCACAGATTTCAGCGACGACCATCTCGTGGTATGAGCTTGCTTCATTTCTTGTCTTTTTGGACTCTATGCGCGTCGAGAGACTTTGTATGTGCAATGGCTATCTATATATGCATTAAGTTTTGTGTTTTCAAGGATTGTTCAATTATGGTTGTTGATTTGTCTTGGGGCAAGGGTGTTGGGCGGTTGCTTTTGGGTTACACATGTTGTCCTTGCATGTTGTTCGATCGGGTTTGATTCATTTGGTTGCTGTTGATACCATGGACTGGCTTAAGTGAACTGTGACCCACTTTACTTTTCTAGATAATATTAGAATGCTGTGAAAGAGTCTAGAGCAGGTGATGGCTACGAAATGCGAGCTTTTAAACCTATGAGAGCTATAAAAGTTTCCATGTGTTATATTGGTTCTGGTTTTAGAAGATATGAACTCCGCGagtatgaaatatgaagaaGCGCTGAATGGTTGCATGCGTTTTTCTTCATGTTTAAGAGAGCTATAAACTGTTGCATGTATTTAACAGTTCCTGTCTTCTATTTTAGACAAACGGTTTAGTAGTTTAAACTATCAACTTACCTGTCAAGGTGCAGCCTAGTGGTTAAACGGCAGGCTTAGGATGAGGCCCTTGCCTTGGTGAGGTtccatgtcataaaaaaaacttgaaactgCCAACTCAGCCTGATTTTCCAATTTTTATTGTCAGGAATACGTGATTGTATTGGTAAAGAATGGCAAGCGCAAGGAAGAAGCAAGGAATGAGTTGCATGTGTTTTTGGACGATGACACTGATTCTTTCATATCTTGGTAAAATTTAGCCTCATTTAATGTGCAAACCTGATGCCAACTTTTTTGAACAACTTTGCTCTCTGTTATCCCTACTTGTAACGCCATTCATTTTTtgttcatcttttattttaacaGGCTGTGGGATCATCTAGCTTCAAATTTAAATCTGTATCATCAACCTCAAGAGTCTTATATGGAGGAAGATCCGAAAACAAAACCCACATTAGGTGACCAAGGTGGAAAAAATGTTTCTCACCATTCAAATTCTGAACCAGAAAGAGAAAAGCCTAATGTGTTATCTAGAAGTCGGCACAATCGGGAATGGAAAGGACTTGTGAGGGATGCAGTTGAACCCCCTCCTCTTCGGAGCTCTGGTATTGAAAATTTCCATTTAGAGGAGAAGTCTTATCACAAACTCAGTCGTGCAAAGAGGTCTCCTTCTCCCCGACCTTCCATTCAGAGGAAAAGAAATCGACCTTATGAGCATGAGAATAAGagggtttgtttgtttgtttttttaatttattccctgaatgcaattttttttatctgtaattCCCTGCATGCAAAATGAATGTCTGTTTCTTTCGAATTCAGGTAAAATAAGTTCACTAGTCATGATTGTACAAACTGAAGTTAAGTAGAGTCTTGTCGCATTCTTTTGTATTACAAACCTAGCAATAACCTTGAGGCACTGTGGATTAGAGTTGTATTGGTTGGTCTACATCTTGTGCGAAAGTTGTCGACATTTCTATAAGGGACCGCAAGTTTGGATTGTCACCTTTTTCCTACCAGTGCCACTGTTAATGTACATATCCACTAATATTGCCAAAATTGGAAATCACATAGAAACTAACAACTATACTTTTTGGCGGCTGCCTTAGGAAGTCTGGGTGTCCTGGTGGATCAAACAGttggtttcatttttcattGGAACTGAAAAAGGATTTGGTggttttttatttcatatatgtgTATATGTGCTGGTTCAAGCATGGTTTTTctgataaatgaaaaaaagagaatttgCGCTAGAGAGATGTGACTTTCAgattaatgttttttattttttcatgttaatcTTCCATAACGTTGCTTTCCAACTTCCTGATCCACTAAAGAATATTTTGGCAGAGGGAGGCAGTTTCTCAAAGAAACATTGATGCCCCTAGGCGGCTACTTCAGTTTGCCGTTCGAGATGCAGTGGCAACTTTGAGTCCGTCTACTTTGACAAATGAACCCAAATTGAAGCGTCTTCGTTCAGTGGTTTCAACATCCACTGGTGATGTATCACTTGCCAGTCATCGTCGGCGGATTAAGTCTGTTGCCAGAGTACCAAATCCCATGGCTACTGTAATTAGAGCTGTTGCAGAAGCTGCAGAAGACGTAATAAAAGTTAAACCATCTGGAAGTGTCTTTGACCGACTTGGTCGTGGTATGGATACCTCAGAAGCCAGTGGCCAAGATGCAGAATTTAGAGAAGCTGATGTTGAGGATGGAGAGTATGGAGATTTTGATCAAATTCAGGAGCAAACAAGGTTGCGTTATCATCAAAGAAGCGACTACAGTGGACATTATGATGGTAACATGGATATGTTGGATGGTGAAACTGGTTTGGCATCTGATTCTACATCTGACAACGAGGGGTACAATGGTGTCAATGTTGTGGGCCATAACGTAATGGATGTTTCTCAGAGTGCTACATCTGCTGGAAAAATGGTTGACGAGTCACTGATAATGCAGTATAGTGTAGCTAAAAATACTGATGATGTCAAACCACGCAACAAGGATCAGGATCAACCTGTGGTGGCATCAAAAACTTCTCGTAGTAAGATAGTAAACATCTCTGTGAATGTAAATACTTGGAAGCCACCTCATTATCAGGAGCATAGGGAGATTGTGGATATTGATAATCAGAAATCTCTACATGAGAGTGATATGGGTTCTGGCAATACTGGTTTGCGACTGATGAAGGAGAATAGCAATCCTGTCACAGTTGGTAATGGAAATGTAAGATGTTCATGAATATTTATGTAATCATGCCTGCATTTGTATGCATagaaatataatacatatatttgaAGTCAAATATGTATGTGTGGGGTTGTATTGCTTATGTCTtgattatgtgtttttttttttaattatctgtCGCTAGCATTGAACTTGCCCTTTTGATGATAAACAGGCAAATCCTGCTGCGGATGCTCAGAAAGAATCCCTGAAGACACCATCATCTGCTCCTGGTGAGTTGCAaactctcaaaatatatttcactAAGTGAAATATATTAAAGTAAAACCTGGATAATAATTTCTgttatttcctttccttttatttggtGTATGTCAAGATTGTTAGCTGTTTTGCTTGTGTCTCTTCTGTCTGTTGTGATATAACGTTATACctgtactaaactcatctttaTAAACGTTATTTTATGTGGTATTCTGTAGGTTTACATGCTGCTGGCCGTCTCTTAGAGGATGCTGATTCTCGAACAATTTTTGTCAGCAATGTAATAACTCGTATATGTGTCCTTCTGGATATGGAAGCATGCCTCTGTTCCTGACACATCTTTTGTTCTTGACAGGTTCATTTTGCTGCTACCAAGGACAGTCTTTCTCggcattttaataaatttggggaTGTGCTAAAAGTGATTATAGTTACTGATGCAACAACAGGGCAGCCAAAAGGGTAagatatttcagattttttcctttctgaTTAATATGTCCTAGTCTTTCCTTCTATTCTTGGTAAAACATTTACTTATTAAAAGCATTTTGATAAGAGATGTTATTTGAGCAGGTCAGCTTATGTAGAGTTCATGAGAAAAGAGGCAGCAGACAATGCTCTATCTCTTGATGGAACCTCCTTCATGTCACGGATTCTCAAGGTATCACTTCCAGAAGCTGGATCTCAATTATAGAAGCTGTTTTCTTTAGTTTCTAGAAATGATAGTGTTCTTGCTTTTCTGCTGATGTGTTTGTGGCATGAGtggataatgaaatatataGGTTGCCTAGATAGCTTAAGCTGCTTAGAAGTTCTAGCATATTATACAAGGGGCAGATCTAATGGATAATGAAGCTAACAAGTGCATCATGTGAGCCTAGTCGTGGCAGAATAGATGTGTGGTTATGACGGTTATGTTTTGAGAATTGAAGTATTGGACAATGATGTGAAATCCATGATGTTCTTGGTTGTGGCTTTGATATGTAGTTACTGAAGAAGCTCTGCCAATTGTTTTTCCTAATTGCAGGTTGTGAGGAGTACTGCTCATCAAGAAGCTGCCCCTATCATGACATGGCCTCGCATTGCCCGGGGCTCTCCATTTGCTGCTGCTAGGTTTGCCAGGGTTCCTTTTCCAAGAGGCATGGCTGGTGCATTCAGGGGTCGCCCTCCCATCAAACCCGGTGCCAGGAGCTTGCAATGGAAGCGGGATGCTCAGGCCACTCAACCTGAAAATGGTGCTCCTGTCTCTGGAAATTCTGTTCTGTCAACTGCACCCCGTAGTCTAACATATGTCAGAGCAGGGTCAAAGCCAGATGGGAATCCTGGTACAACCTAGCTGAGCCAATTCTTTTGCAAACTCTCCAGTACAATCCTCCTGTTATCAGAATATGATTCCTTCTCTACATGCACATTTTGAAGGCAGGGGAAGGTCTGAAGAAGAGTTGCAATTTTTCCCGGGCTGGAgaaggttttatttttgttttttcttttcttcgttttttttttttttgggaggtgGGGTTGCAAAATGGTTGTGGATCTGAGATGGGACGAAATCATTTTTCGTGGTTGAAATTTGTGCATAGGAATATCTTCACTTGTTTTGTATTTCctattatgattttgttaataaaattaaaaaaagagaaggaaaaaccAATGGACAATGCTGAGTGGCAGCCCCCCCTCgtgcatttgaatatttgtttttttcattttctttcatatacctttttaacataaattaagaaaagaaatacataaattcattaatagtcacttcttttaactgttaaaaacaaaaaattaaaatttctcgAATAGTAACTTTGAGGGAgtcaagtatcatttttcatgactGTCAAATGCTATGGTTCACGCCAAATCAGCCATTAATCAAATGATATGCTATGCATTGCAATATTTCTCTTCTCTTGGATAAAATACCTGTATGTAAATAATctgtaaacatttttttttacaattcaagAGTATcctctttatattttatcttcatttgtATATGTCCTtaatgatttttaattaaattgatagcatctattttatcttcatttgtATGTGTATATTGTAGTCTtctacaacttaaaaaaaattgaaaaaaaaatatatatatagagccgCAACCATGGCCAAGATttgcagtattttttttttcttaaaagaaatcatttttatgtacatcttcaaattttccTTAAAGATTTGGACTATTGAATAAGTCATGCGCACAGTAagacaaaacaagaaaatgaactgcgttataaagtttttttcagtttcagtttgaGCCACAAGTccagaataattataaaaatcatggcAAGGCATGGGAGTGGAAAACAACAATCAACCTTCCTGATATATGTCTCTCCCATCACAAGAACATATATCAATCAACTTTGATGTGGCTGTAAGACCACAAGGCAGCACCTCAGCAGCAGTTGGCATAGGACACAATGGCTCAGTTCACTTTGTAGTAACATCATATTCAACTAGCAGTAATCCACATCTTGGGGAAGCAAGGGCAGCGCTCATTGTTGTCCAAGAAGCATTATCAAGACAGCAAAATAGGATTGTTATAGCAGGATACTCACAAAAAGTCATGACAGCTCCATAACAAACGCAGCTGAACACTGATTGGATAAGAGAGGGCATCATCAAAGACAGTTTCTGCTACAAAGCTTGAGGACTGGACTGTAGtaaaattacatcattttcAGAATTGATGCGTGCATTCCATTGCGCAAAGGGCAGCAACCAATAACTTGTTTGGTAGCATAGCCCTGAATAAAATCCCTCGATGTCTTCTAGAATTCCACAGTGAGAAAGATCCGCCTTCCGAAGTTCCTACTTTATATCCTACAGTtggttgtattttaattttcatatatcaaCACTAGTTGTATTCAGTAATATAGATTGGTGCTGTTGTACAGTAGGCAtgcaaaatttatctttttgctGCAAATGAGTTCATTGACGCCTGAAGTGTTCGAACCTTGGTCTCTGGCACCAACTTCGCCAACACTACCAACACTTGAACGTAAATATAGCACCAACAGAGTCGAAGTTGTGGTGGAGGGATGTTGCAGTTATTTTGTCTCTATGAAGTAGTTTCGGCTTCCATTTTCTGTCTCTATTCTCATGATGGGTTCCAGAAGTTCTCGGGggtttgaaataattttggTGTCGGCCATGATTTCTCTTCGCGATCTGCAGAGTCAGAGTCAAAATCTGCAATCTGCCTTGCTCTTCCATCTTCTTAAAGCATTGGCTTCAGTGATTTCCGCAACATGAATGCCAACGAGAACGGAAATAAATGCCACCGCTCTGAATTGAAATCTCAGCAATAGGTGAGGACTTGGTAATGTAAGAAATCCAAGCTCCAAGGCCAAGGTGAAACATACCCAGAAGAGCCGCCGCTTTACTCGAACTGTCGATTGTCTTCATCATACCTTCTAGAACTTCTCTGGTTTCATTGGCCAAAGCCGAGAGGTCCTACTCCACGGTTGGTCCCTCAATTTCTTGATGTTTGAAATCAGGGTTTTGGCTAGGGTATTGACTAGGGTTTTGGGGTTTCTCGAATTCTGAGGATGAATAAAATCTGGGTTTTCCTCCATAAAACCAGTCAAGGCCAAAACTTCGGCATTTGGTACCGATGGGGTTTTGGCCAGACAGCTCGGCGCTTAAACTCGGGGGTGGTTTTCCTAGGGGTTAGGGATAAACTATTTATGGACTTTTTATCCGTTGAGAACTGGTACTAGAGATTGAGCATAATCTAACAGAAGCAAGAAGGAAACTTTGGGGTTTTGGGTATCGTGTGTCCTGAACTTCAGTAATAGTGATTGGGTTTGTGGAAGCTGAAGTTGTGGAATTGAAGAGAATGGAATCCAGGTTTGAGAGTGTTTTTTATGGGAGCTGCAAAGGAGTAGAATTGAAGGGTTGAGGGGTGAGGTATGAGACTGAGAAGGGCTCACTCTTGGGGTTTCGAAGAATAGGGGAGattgttaagaggtggcttgaattcagatggaacagtgcaatGTCGTATGTTCGCTTGAGCGGAAGTTCACTCAGCTCAAGCGAATTCAGACAGAGAGCCTCGCTCGACATTCGCTCGatactcagctcgagcgaattcagACAGAAAGTTTTGCTCAAGCATCGTTCGACATTCAGCTCAAGCGATATGAAGACaaagagcttcgctcgacattgGCTCGACATTCAGTTTGAGTGATATTCAGTccgagagtttcgctcgacatcgctcgtctgttggcttgagcgaagtgtacAAAACCTACGCTCGCTCGAGTGtttgctcgagccaatgttcacaaaAGTGAACATTCACTGTttctataaataccaaacgacGCCTCCTTTGATTTTAGACTCCAGAAATCTtattttgtcttgttttttagTGATTTCTTGAGATAGAAGTTAGAgagtttgagagataacttctttatgaagttttgtattattcttctgtactccatctttgttgatagtgaaatctccgataccgaccccaccagtggacgtaggctcactttgaaccgaaccacttaaatcttggtatTGTTTCTATGTGATTGTTAgcaatttcttttgctttttccgCTACTATATTttgagttagtcttagatatacagttattcccaactgAGATAATGAAGGAGGTGAAGGATGATCGCAATATATGACAGGGTTTTGGAAGTTTCGAGTTGAGCCTGCGTAAGATCATGGCGGCCATTTGTGTTGGGAACGCCGTACGCGTCTTTtgagagaggagaagaaagaCAGACGGGCTCGGAACGAGTTAGTAAAATCGACCTATGATACAAAATGACTAGTAGCACAGAACCTTTTATTTTGGTAGCACGAATGTAATACACAAACAAGCCATTAGCAAATGGTTCAGACTTGTGCAAATCTACCACCGATACTGTTCTTTAGAATGATGAATCAAATGCGCGCAACATATAGGGATCTACTTGTCCTCCTACAATGGGCAAATAAAATGGATCCTCAAAGATAAATTACAGATATGATTCATTTATACACAACACATGATATAGAGTGCTGGATTTGAATATTGCCGTAGCAAGCACCTACAACACAAACAGATTGACACCAACAGCATATTAATATCCGATCCACAAACGAATCCGAGGAAGAAAAAGGTCATGATCCGGCAGCCATGGCCGGCATCAGATATATCCGATCCTCATGATAAGTATAATAGACTCTCTCAACTCATTGCAATGAACCAGAGGGCAGCAAGGAAAACTTCATGGAGATTGGAGACCATTTGCggttaaaattaagaaaaaacgAAGTAATTTGGTATTGGGATGCAGTACTGAAGAGGACTTCATATGCAAGTGACCTTCTTCATCTCTATTAATGTGGCTGCAGCCAGTAGTAGATTAACGACAAGACACTTGAAACAATAAGAATTTGTATCAAGGAATAATGGCGTGTCACTTCATGATCTTAAGAAAGAATTGGAAAAATGTAGGAAAACGTGAAGAATATGGAAATTGAAAGCTAACATGAGATTCCTCTTCGATCACAAACACTGGATATATGTTGTCACATAGttcttgaaagagaaaaagttctACTGATAGGATTTCTTTAAGTCTTCTCCGGTGATCAAAGTTCAAATATCAATAACtgatcagataaaaaaaaaaaaaagggtgtgCTCAAATCTGTCgcatatttatttgatttcgtTACATCACAGTCGCCATCTGATAATTGGAAGACTCGATCTTGATACTAAtagctttcttctttcttttatattccTTAATTTACAACTGATTTTGCCATTCATATTGTCTTATTAAACTATCAGTTTCATTATATATGTCAACTTATTTGTTTATGcctgaaaaaatatatatatttttactaaattgaaatgaaaaaagaataaaaaatcaagcacagtttgaaacaaaatatataaccTAATAAGATGCACCAAAATGCTCTTTTATTTCCGTCGTACCATACGGTTCACATAGGACATGAAAAGACAGGTACAAGAATTCTAGGAAGAAAACAGGTAGAAGTAAATCCAATTAGAACAGAGCAATTAACAAAGGATAAATCTGAATATTGTAAGTTGAAGCAGCTCCCCACTCTCTTGAATGTCTTGGTAAATCTATTGCAAGTAGTAAGCCAAGAGAGACACCAGAGAAGCACCAACCATAGAACCAACAACAGGGAAGCCAGCTGAAGCTCCACTGCTCGGCCCCGGTGCGGGAGCTGGGGAGTACTGCTCGTGACCTTCATCTGCCAACACTGCACTCATTGAGGCGGCAGCGACGAGGACTGCACAGGCaatcttcttcatctccattGCAGTAGGTGAGCGTGATGTATCGGCAAGAATCTCACAAACAAGAGAGTTTTTGACCGATAACGCCAATGGAATTTGCAGCCTGTCGATTGAGTTTGGGGTCGGGAGGCATTTATAGGACAgctttgagctttttttttatttatttttatttgggaaTACAGGTCagattgtttcttttattttttttaatcttcttccTATTTTTAACATTTCGTATTGGTAGGACTCATTAATTTACGCGGTTTAATTGGTAAACGATTATTTGTGGGAAAATGGGGATTTGAGATTCTTGGTTTAAACGTGTTTTGTGGGAAAATTTGAAGGAGCAAAATCGGGTTGGGAATTAATTAAAGGGTGACAAACAATTAGTATTGACGCAACTGTTGGACAGCCTCAATTTCGTTTCAGCATTATCAACACTTTGAACTGGTTCATGTATTTAGTTTGTGATCTATAACATGCAGGCTGCCTTCATTTTAATAgacttaaatatttatttatttttttttttttgatacgtGGAATTCGATCTTGGTTCTCTCTCCCTCAGCTCCATCCACAATcctctaattaaaaataaataaataaataaataaataaaatatttatccttGACATACCATATGACTTTAATTTCTTCCCTCATGATCATAGGATATGTCATGTCAGAGTCCCCAGCCACATATCCTAATCCccatattaaaaaagaaaagaaaaaaaaaagctttgtaaactaaatatatattttgaatagttATGGATAGTAGATTGAAAGAAAATCAGTCACAGCCAATACTAATCATCAGCATATGATCtactagtttattttttattctttcatcatAATAGGTTGTACATGCATTTGAATGGGTTAAGTCCTGATAATTCAAATGATCAAGGCGCGGTCAAGTACTCGTTGGTGATGATCAAATTAATACAAAGGATGACAAGCTTAATTGCTTGGTATctgatcaataatatatatatatatatatatatttgtaatattgaaAGGAATGATCAGAAATAGTCTCCACGTACGGGGTTATCTTCTGATGAAACATCCCCTGGCATCCATGCATCCTAGCTCTTCCCTATACAACTTTCAAAGCACATAGGATGAAATAATAGAAGACCTTATGCTACAAAACTAGGCCGCCAACTCGATCACAAAACTATCTTAAACAGTACTGCATGCCAAGTACCACATGATTTCTTTTTGATCAAGCCCAGCAGATCATTATCAACCAAGAGTACTACAAACTTTTGTGTAAGAACTAcgtaataataatactaaagaTCAAGAGATAAACGTGAGGTGTACCTAAGcagtattaaatataaatataaa contains:
- the LOC109001525 gene encoding uncharacterized protein LOC109001525, which encodes MGTVDPADDRTFNVNFTSDGVKKLREAVKEKLMEFTDFSDDHLVEYVIVLVKNGKRKEEARNELHVFLDDDTDSFISWLWDHLASNLNLYHQPQESYMEEDPKTKPTLGDQGGKNVSHHSNSEPEREKPNVLSRSRHNREWKGLVRDAVEPPPLRSSGIENFHLEEKSYHKLSRAKRSPSPRPSIQRKRNRPYEHENKRREAVSQRNIDAPRRLLQFAVRDAVATLSPSTLTNEPKLKRLRSVVSTSTGDVSLASHRRRIKSVARVPNPMATVIRAVAEAAEDVIKVKPSGSVFDRLGRGMDTSEASGQDAEFREADVEDGEYGDFDQIQEQTRLRYHQRSDYSGHYDGNMDMLDGETGLASDSTSDNEGYNGVNVVGHNVMDVSQSATSAGKMVDESLIMQYSVAKNTDDVKPRNKDQDQPVVASKTSRSKIVNISVNVNTWKPPHYQEHREIVDIDNQKSLHESDMGSGNTGLRLMKENSNPVTVGNGNANPAADAQKESLKTPSSAPGLHAAGRLLEDADSRTIFVSNVHFAATKDSLSRHFNKFGDVLKVIIVTDATTGQPKGSAYVEFMRKEAADNALSLDGTSFMSRILKVVRSTAHQEAAPIMTWPRIARGSPFAAARFARVPFPRGMAGAFRGRPPIKPGARSLQWKRDAQATQPENGAPVSGNSVLSTAPRSLTYVRAGSKPDGNPGTT
- the LOC109001534 gene encoding arabinogalactan protein 23-like, producing the protein MEMKKIACAVLVAAASMSAVLADEGHEQYSPAPAPGPSSGASAGFPVVGSMVGASLVSLLAYYLQ